From Methanobacterium congolense, one genomic window encodes:
- the pcn gene encoding proliferating cell nuclear antigen (pcna), with translation MFKAVLSDSNILKTSFEAISSIVDEVQMKADGDGLRLDALDRSHITFVHLELKSALFDVFSCDEPLKINVDTEELMKVLKRAKSEDVVELTVDEGNLIVTFEDEARRTFKIRLIDIEYEAPSPPELEYPTEFEIPFNLLKNSIQDISIVSDKIALIVDSDKFIASAEGEFGDAKIEYLHGEKITENAKSVFSLEKIKEMLKADKFSETAVMRLGNDMPLTLSLNMVADEGELSFLLAPRIESEE, from the coding sequence ATGTTCAAAGCGGTTTTAAGCGATTCAAACATTTTGAAGACAAGTTTTGAAGCAATATCTTCAATTGTAGATGAAGTTCAGATGAAGGCAGACGGTGATGGATTACGGTTGGATGCACTGGACAGGTCCCACATCACATTCGTGCACCTTGAACTTAAATCAGCGTTATTTGATGTATTCTCATGTGACGAGCCCCTGAAGATCAACGTGGATACAGAAGAACTCATGAAAGTCTTAAAAAGGGCTAAATCCGAGGATGTAGTTGAATTAACGGTTGATGAAGGCAATTTAATAGTTACCTTTGAAGATGAGGCAAGGCGTACCTTCAAAATCAGACTTATAGATATAGAGTACGAGGCACCAAGCCCACCTGAACTTGAGTACCCAACTGAATTTGAAATACCTTTCAATCTTCTTAAAAATTCCATTCAGGACATAAGCATAGTTTCTGATAAAATTGCCCTTATTGTGGACTCTGATAAGTTCATTGCATCTGCAGAGGGTGAATTTGGAGATGCCAAGATCGAGTACCTCCACGGTGAAAAAATAACTGAGAATGCAAAATCAGTCTTCTCACTGGAAAAAATAAAAGAAATGCTGAAGGCAGATAAATTCTCTGAAACAGCTGTAATGAGACTTGGAAACGATATGCCCTTAACCCTGTCTTTGAACATGGTTGCAGATGAGGGTGAGCTAAGTTTCCTTTTAGCTCCAAGGATAGAAAGTGAGGAATAG
- a CDS encoding endonuclease dU: MRAEENHPEIIPKRNFRSIKQEIRILGVDDAPFTPHTSDPVMVVGTVFRAGKWFDGVLRTFVQVDGDDATEKIISMVNGSRQKEQLGIIMLDGVTFGGFNVANIPRICRKTGIPVIVVMRKQPNFERIKKALQHFKNWEDRWQSILEAGEIHRVDKDGEPVYIQICGMELEDAVEVVKLSSTRSAIPEPIRAAHLIAAGVTTGESRGSA, from the coding sequence ATGAGAGCTGAAGAAAATCACCCCGAAATTATTCCAAAAAGAAATTTTCGGTCCATAAAACAGGAAATAAGAATTCTTGGAGTTGATGATGCTCCATTCACACCCCACACCAGTGATCCAGTCATGGTCGTTGGAACTGTCTTCAGGGCAGGTAAATGGTTCGACGGTGTTCTGAGAACCTTTGTACAGGTGGATGGTGATGATGCAACAGAGAAGATAATCTCAATGGTCAACGGTTCCAGGCAGAAGGAACAGCTTGGAATTATAATGCTTGACGGAGTTACCTTTGGAGGTTTCAACGTTGCAAACATCCCCAGGATATGCCGGAAAACAGGAATACCTGTGATCGTGGTGATGAGAAAGCAGCCGAACTTCGAAAGGATAAAAAAAGCCCTTCAGCACTTCAAGAACTGGGAGGATCGCTGGCAGAGTATTCTTGAAGCTGGTGAGATACACAGGGTTGATAAGGATGGTGAACCAGTATACATCCAGATATGTGGGATGGAACTGGAGGATGCAGTTGAAGTTGTGAAGCTTTCATCAACCAGAAGTGCCATACCCGAACCTATAAGGGCTGCACACCTAATAGCTGCAGGTGTCACAACTGGAGAGTCACGGGGAAGCGCTTAA
- a CDS encoding transcription factor S, with translation MEFCPKCGTVMFPKGDCFECKNCGYTKEMTKESVSQYEVSEKVDAKESVIVTSDNIQTLPKTKVKCSKCGNNEAYWRLRQTRSADESETRFLRCTKCGHTWREYD, from the coding sequence ATGGAATTTTGTCCAAAATGTGGAACAGTCATGTTTCCTAAGGGGGACTGTTTCGAATGCAAGAACTGCGGATACACAAAGGAAATGACCAAGGAATCTGTGAGTCAGTACGAGGTTTCTGAAAAGGTGGATGCAAAAGAGAGTGTGATAGTTACAAGTGACAACATCCAAACACTACCAAAAACAAAGGTTAAATGTTCTAAATGTGGAAATAATGAAGCTTACTGGCGTTTAAGACAGACAAGAAGTGCTGATGAATCTGAAACAAGATTTTTAAGATGCACCAAGTGTGGACACACCTGGCGCGAGTACGATTAA
- a CDS encoding NUDIX domain-containing protein produces the protein MRNPFLTVDALIYDDDQEICNGEVCFVLIKRKNEPYKDFWALPGGFVEYGETVEAAASREAKEETGLEIDLKDLIGVYSNPERDPRGHTVSVVFLAHKSSGKLTADTDAEDAQYFSIPEMLELDLAFDHRQIIEEGLKIFNKYNE, from the coding sequence ATCAGAAATCCTTTTTTAACTGTCGATGCCTTGATTTACGATGACGATCAGGAAATATGTAATGGGGAAGTGTGTTTTGTCCTTATAAAACGTAAAAATGAACCTTACAAAGATTTCTGGGCGCTTCCAGGCGGATTCGTTGAGTACGGTGAAACTGTGGAAGCAGCGGCTTCAAGGGAAGCTAAGGAAGAAACAGGTCTAGAGATCGATCTTAAGGATCTTATAGGTGTTTACTCGAATCCAGAAAGGGACCCAAGGGGACACACAGTTTCTGTTGTATTTCTGGCACATAAATCATCTGGCAAACTTACTGCAGACACGGATGCAGAGGATGCCCAGTACTTCAGCATCCCTGAGATGTTAGAGCTTGATCTTGCCTTCGATCATAGGCAGATAATTGAAGAAGGCCTTAAAATCTTCAATAAATATAATGAATAG
- a CDS encoding DNA-directed RNA polymerase subunit L gives MKIITDKKKELEIEITGETHTLCNALRKTLMEDEDVEAAAYVIEHPIIGEPKLQIKAKNPKKSLKKAAETLKAQCDEFKTLVESSES, from the coding sequence ATGAAGATAATAACCGATAAGAAAAAGGAATTAGAGATAGAAATTACAGGTGAAACCCACACACTCTGCAACGCCCTGAGAAAAACTCTCATGGAAGATGAGGATGTTGAAGCTGCAGCCTACGTCATAGAACACCCAATCATTGGAGAACCAAAGCTCCAGATAAAGGCTAAAAATCCAAAAAAATCACTTAAAAAAGCTGCAGAAACACTTAAAGCTCAATGTGATGAGTTCAAAACTCTTGTAGAATCTTCAGAATCCTAA